In a genomic window of Strongyloides ratti genome assembly S_ratti_ED321, scaffold srae_chrx_scaffold0000006:
- a CDS encoding Integrase, catalytic core domain and Ribonuclease H-like domain-containing protein, whose amino-acid sequence MNETNCKATNIAKEMFNKYHKSRSYMCYSKCRDEIIEALQERKLSKYVTVEILNKMIQYIKNLKEQSTELICAALKEIQKHLDHQIEVLRVDNFRSFTSSKILKQFPELKIETTILQEHTTNGVVERCIRSIRLWLSKEEEREKGRKSFERRLEVVTKHYNRSKHSSTGERPRDVIFAFSLNGEKMDEDEIRLRKLKMEIIQNVNNPVVYRKMNKGKPKNAMGILKSVNVEGDTVNIEEDNNHIIRRPILKIRTFNSKEGRS is encoded by the exons ATGAATGAAACAAATTGTAAAGCAACAAATATTGCTAAGGAAATGTTTAATAAGTACCATAAATCAAGATCTTATATGTGTTATAGTAAATGTAGGGATGAAATTATAGAAGCTTTACAAGAAAGAAAGTTGTCAAAATATGTAACGGTGgagatattaaataaaatgattcaatatattaaaaatt TAAAGGAACAATCTACTGAATTAATTTGTGCAGCTTTGAAGGAAATTCAAAAACATCTAGATCATCAGATAGAGGTATTAAGAGTGGATAATTTTAGATCATTTACAAGTTCAAAGATTCTAAAACAATTTccagaattaaaaattgaaacaaCTATACTTCAAGAGCATACCACAAATGGAGTAGTTGAAAGGTGTATTCGTTCAATAAGATTATGGCTTAGTAAAGAAGAAGAAAGAGAAAAGGGCAGGAAAAGTTTTGAAAGAAGACTTGAAGTAGTTACCAAGCATTATAATAGAAGTAAACATTCTTCTACTGGTGAAAGACCAAGAGATGTAATTTTTgcattttctttaaatggGGAAAAGATGGATGAAGATGAGATAAgattaagaaaattaaagatggaaattattcaaaatgtaaataatccAGTAGTTTAtagaaaaatgaataaagGGAAACCGAAAAATGCAATgggaattttaaaatctgTAAATGTAGAAGGTGATACGGTGAATATTGAAGAAGATAACAATCATATTATTAGAAGaccaatattaaaaatccGTACCTTCAATTCGAAGGAAGGGAGAagttaa